One Burkholderia vietnamiensis LMG 10929 genomic window carries:
- a CDS encoding CmpA/NrtA family ABC transporter substrate-binding protein, producing the protein MNPPIPAAPERAHLRLGFVALSDAAPLIVAQRLNLGARHGLTLELHRQPSWAAVRDKLLSGELDAAHALYGLVCGLQLGIGGPQADMAALMVLNRNGQAITFARGLADAYRASGDVRAAFATLGRKPLLAQTFPTGTHAMWLNHWLASHGVDPLRDVRSVVIPPPEMVAALAGGELDGFCAGEPWHAVAEACGAGRTVAVTSEIWPDHPEKVLATRRDFGALYPATARALIRTVVDACAWLDDPAHRRDAADWLASPDALGVPARLIAPRLLGDYGAGPFAQPPLPIRFHDGGGVNRPDPQEARWFLSQYRRWGMLEGTQDDAQIAAAIAQTALYDAAVAEDGTAGR; encoded by the coding sequence ATGAACCCTCCGATTCCCGCCGCGCCCGAACGCGCGCATCTTCGTCTCGGTTTCGTCGCGTTGAGCGATGCGGCCCCGCTGATCGTCGCGCAGCGCCTGAATCTCGGCGCGCGCCACGGGCTGACGCTCGAGCTGCACCGCCAGCCGTCGTGGGCCGCCGTGCGCGACAAGCTGCTGAGCGGCGAACTCGACGCCGCGCACGCGCTGTACGGGCTCGTCTGCGGGCTGCAGCTCGGCATCGGCGGCCCGCAGGCCGACATGGCCGCGCTGATGGTGCTGAACCGCAACGGCCAGGCGATCACGTTCGCGCGCGGCCTCGCCGACGCCTACCGCGCCAGCGGCGACGTCCGCGCCGCGTTCGCGACGCTCGGCCGCAAGCCGCTGCTCGCGCAGACCTTCCCGACCGGCACGCACGCGATGTGGCTGAACCACTGGCTCGCGTCGCACGGCGTCGATCCGCTGCGCGACGTGCGCAGCGTCGTGATCCCGCCGCCCGAGATGGTCGCCGCGCTCGCGGGCGGCGAACTCGACGGCTTCTGCGCCGGCGAGCCGTGGCACGCGGTGGCCGAGGCCTGCGGCGCGGGCCGCACCGTCGCCGTCACCAGCGAGATCTGGCCCGATCATCCGGAGAAGGTGCTGGCGACGCGGCGCGATTTCGGCGCGCTGTATCCGGCGACCGCGCGCGCGCTGATCCGCACCGTCGTCGATGCGTGCGCGTGGCTCGACGACCCGGCGCACCGCCGCGACGCCGCCGACTGGCTCGCATCGCCCGACGCGCTCGGCGTGCCGGCCCGCCTGATCGCGCCGCGCCTGCTCGGCGACTACGGCGCCGGCCCGTTCGCGCAGCCGCCGCTGCCGATCCGCTTCCACGATGGCGGCGGCGTGAACCGGCCGGATCCGCAGGAGGCGCGGTGGTTCCTGTCGCAATACCGGCGCTGGGGCATGCTCGAGGGCACGCAGGACGACGCGCAGATCGCCGCGGCGATCGCGCAGACGGCGTTGTATGATGCTGCCGTCGCCGAAGACGGTACGGCCGGCCGCTGA
- a CDS encoding ANTAR domain-containing response regulator yields the protein MSSSVPPARLRVLLVTDTDKPIGELGDALARLGYEMLNDVATPARLPAAVEEQRPDVVIIDTDSPSRDTLEQLAVMHATAPRPVLMFSHDADQALIHAAVGAGVSAYLVEGLSAERLAPILEVALARFSHDDALRRRLADVERELAERKLIDRAKRLLMDRRSLSEHDAYAQLRKRAMDQGLRIVDVARQLLDAPSQ from the coding sequence ATGAGTTCGTCCGTTCCGCCCGCCCGCCTGCGCGTGCTGCTCGTCACCGATACCGACAAGCCGATCGGCGAGCTCGGCGACGCGCTCGCACGCCTCGGCTACGAGATGCTCAACGACGTCGCGACGCCGGCGCGCCTGCCTGCCGCCGTCGAAGAGCAGCGCCCCGACGTCGTGATCATCGATACCGATTCGCCGTCGCGCGACACGCTCGAGCAACTGGCCGTGATGCATGCGACCGCGCCGCGCCCCGTGCTGATGTTCAGCCACGACGCCGACCAGGCGCTGATTCATGCGGCCGTCGGCGCCGGCGTCAGCGCCTATCTGGTCGAAGGGCTGTCGGCCGAGCGCCTCGCGCCGATTCTCGAAGTCGCGCTCGCGCGCTTCTCCCACGACGATGCGCTGCGTCGCCGGCTCGCCGACGTCGAGCGCGAGCTGGCCGAACGCAAGCTGATCGATCGCGCGAAACGCCTGCTGATGGACAGGCGCAGCCTGTCCGAACACGATGCTTACGCGCAGCTGCGCAAGCGCGCGATGGATCAGGGGCTGCGCATCGTCGACGTCGCGCGGCAACTGCTCGACGCGCCTTCACAATGA
- the cobA gene encoding uroporphyrinogen-III C-methyltransferase: MTTGKVTLLGAGPGDPDLLTLKAAKALAAADVLLLDDLVAPGIVELAPQARVIRVGKRGGCRSTPQAFIEKLMRRYALRGAHVVRVKGGDALLFGRAGEELATLRAAAIPVEIVNGISSGFAAAASLGISLTHREHCQGVTFVTAHRQDHGEPDWAALAATGTTLAIYMGMSRVDSIATGLLAALPAATPAAAVQWAGTPHERRWTGTLGGLARGIDDARLGSPAVILVGGAIGAACAQRTDTDPDTAAAPMSWAA, translated from the coding sequence ATGACGACTGGAAAAGTCACGCTGCTGGGCGCCGGGCCCGGCGACCCCGATCTGCTCACCCTGAAGGCCGCGAAGGCGCTGGCCGCCGCCGACGTGCTGCTGCTCGACGATCTCGTCGCGCCGGGCATCGTCGAGCTTGCGCCGCAGGCGCGCGTGATCCGCGTCGGCAAGCGCGGCGGCTGCCGCTCCACGCCGCAGGCGTTCATCGAGAAACTGATGCGTCGCTACGCGCTGCGCGGCGCGCACGTCGTGCGCGTGAAAGGCGGCGACGCACTGCTGTTCGGCCGCGCCGGCGAGGAGCTCGCGACGCTGCGCGCCGCCGCGATCCCGGTCGAGATCGTCAACGGCATCTCGTCGGGGTTCGCGGCCGCCGCGAGCCTCGGCATCTCGCTCACGCACCGCGAACATTGCCAGGGCGTCACGTTCGTCACCGCGCACCGCCAGGATCACGGCGAGCCCGACTGGGCCGCGCTGGCGGCCACCGGCACCACGCTCGCGATCTATATGGGCATGAGCCGCGTCGACAGCATCGCGACGGGCCTGCTCGCCGCGCTGCCCGCCGCGACGCCGGCCGCCGCCGTGCAATGGGCCGGCACGCCGCACGAACGCCGCTGGACCGGCACGCTCGGCGGCCTCGCGCGCGGCATCGACGACGCGCGGCTCGGCAGCCCGGCCGTGATCCTCGTGGGCGGCGCGATCGGTGCAGCGTGCGCGCAGCGCACCGACACCGATCCCGACACCGCAGCCGCACCGATGTCGTGGGCCGCGTGA
- a CDS encoding MFS transporter, with the protein MTDKATRIDLFSFRSAPMRAFHMTWMAFFVCFFAWFACAPLMPLISREFHLTAAQVANINIAAVAATIAVRLLVGPLCDRFGPRRVYVGLLLLGAIPVFAVSFVHDYLSFLICRLGIGAIGAGFVITQYHTSVMFASNVVGTANATTAGWGNAGAGATQAMMPLLVAAGLLLGFGDDASWRIALVVPGIAMLAMAWAYWRFTQDCPQGDFVALRKQGVTVDSGKKGGWASFFAACGNYRVWMLFVTYGACFGVEVFIHNIAALYYVDHFKLSLKDAGFAVGLFGLLALFARALGGWLSDRIAARRSLDVRATLLCALIIGEGLGLLWFSHAQGIGMALVAMLTFGLFTHMACGATYALVPFIDRRALGGVAGIVGAGGNVGAVAAAFLLKGVGDVQHALSLLGLVVTATALCAMAVRFSAEHKAREAELRDRALATANAAN; encoded by the coding sequence ATGACCGACAAAGCTACCCGTATCGATCTCTTCAGCTTCCGCAGCGCGCCGATGCGTGCGTTCCACATGACGTGGATGGCGTTTTTCGTGTGCTTCTTCGCGTGGTTCGCGTGTGCGCCGTTGATGCCGCTGATCTCGCGCGAATTCCATCTCACCGCGGCGCAGGTCGCGAACATCAACATCGCCGCGGTGGCCGCGACCATCGCGGTGCGGCTGCTGGTCGGCCCGCTGTGCGACCGCTTCGGCCCGCGCCGCGTGTACGTCGGCCTGCTGCTGCTCGGCGCGATCCCCGTGTTCGCGGTGTCGTTCGTGCACGACTACCTGTCGTTCCTGATCTGCCGGCTCGGCATCGGCGCGATCGGCGCCGGCTTCGTGATCACGCAGTACCACACGTCGGTGATGTTCGCGTCGAACGTGGTCGGCACCGCGAACGCGACGACGGCCGGCTGGGGCAACGCGGGCGCAGGCGCGACGCAGGCGATGATGCCGCTGCTCGTCGCGGCCGGCCTGCTGCTCGGCTTCGGCGACGACGCGTCGTGGCGCATCGCGCTCGTCGTGCCGGGCATCGCGATGCTCGCGATGGCGTGGGCGTACTGGCGCTTCACGCAGGACTGCCCGCAAGGCGACTTCGTCGCGCTGCGCAAGCAGGGCGTGACGGTCGACAGCGGCAAGAAGGGCGGCTGGGCGAGCTTCTTCGCCGCGTGCGGCAACTATCGCGTGTGGATGCTGTTCGTCACCTACGGCGCGTGTTTCGGCGTCGAGGTGTTCATCCACAACATCGCCGCGCTGTACTACGTCGACCACTTCAAGCTGTCGCTGAAGGACGCCGGCTTCGCGGTCGGCCTGTTCGGGCTGCTCGCGCTGTTCGCCCGCGCGCTCGGCGGCTGGCTGTCGGACCGGATCGCCGCGCGGCGCAGCCTCGACGTGCGCGCGACGCTGCTGTGCGCGCTGATCATCGGCGAAGGGCTCGGGCTCTTGTGGTTCTCGCATGCGCAAGGCATCGGCATGGCGCTCGTCGCGATGCTGACGTTCGGCCTCTTCACGCACATGGCATGCGGCGCGACCTATGCGCTCGTGCCGTTCATCGACCGCCGCGCGCTCGGCGGCGTCGCGGGGATCGTCGGCGCGGGCGGCAACGTCGGCGCGGTGGCCGCGGCGTTCCTGCTGAAGGGCGTCGGCGACGTGCAGCACGCGCTGAGCCTGCTCGGGCTCGTCGTCACCGCGACGGCGCTGTGCGCGATGGCCGTGCGCTTCAGCGCAGAACACAAGGCACGCGAGGCCGAGCTGCGCGACCGCGCGCTGGCCACCGCGAATGCCGCGAACTGA